The following are from one region of the Armatimonadota bacterium genome:
- a CDS encoding HD domain-containing protein has translation MTTTPITLDDIKARADVRAFIAKADRNMEIIGYTEHGFRHADIVADRARRILLDLGRDPHTAELAAIAGYLHDIGNVASRVTHAGTSVMLAYHILGAMGMAPDDIAEVMAGVGNHEEEYGEPFGDIAAAVTVADKSDVSRTRVRHQSPETFDEHDRINYAAISSAVEVEAAQKLITLRLDLDPALGTIMEYFERFLTRMVASRIAARQLGCQFSIVINGTKLL, from the coding sequence ATGACCACCACCCCCATCACCCTCGACGACATCAAGGCGCGCGCCGATGTGCGCGCCTTCATCGCCAAGGCCGACCGCAACATGGAGATCATCGGCTACACCGAGCATGGCTTCCGCCACGCCGACATCGTCGCCGACCGCGCGCGGCGGATCCTGCTCGACCTCGGGCGCGATCCGCACACCGCCGAGCTGGCGGCGATCGCCGGCTATCTGCACGACATCGGCAACGTCGCCAGCCGCGTCACTCACGCCGGCACCAGCGTCATGCTCGCCTACCACATCCTGGGCGCCATGGGCATGGCGCCCGATGACATCGCCGAGGTCATGGCCGGCGTCGGCAACCACGAGGAGGAATACGGGGAGCCCTTCGGTGACATCGCCGCCGCCGTCACCGTCGCCGACAAGTCCGATGTCAGCCGCACCCGCGTGCGCCACCAGTCGCCCGAGACCTTCGACGAGCACGACCGCATCAACTACGCCGCCATCTCCTCGGCAGTGGAGGTGGAGGCCGCGCAGAAGCTGATTACCCTGCGCCTGGACCTCGACCCCGCGCTGGGCACCATCATGGAGTACTTCGAGCGCTTCCTGACGCGCATGGTCGCCTCGCGCATCGCCGCCCGCCAGCTCGGCTGCCAGTTCTCCATCGTCATCAACGGCACCAAGCTGCTGTGA
- the tgt gene encoding tRNA guanosine(34) transglycosylase Tgt, with protein sequence MIVARLVLSSSKAPPPDASASRPGASTAGGGCATCEVATPAFMPVGTQGTVKAITRRELEELGAQIVLCNAYHLYLRPGVEVIAGLGGLHEFMNWQRPLLTDSGGYQIFSLASLTRVTDEGVTFRSHLDGSEHFFTPERAIEVQQALGADIIMALDQPVGYPADRAATEDAADRSDAWALRCRRAFRPDAGQALFGIVQGGMHPDLRRRSAERIAAIDWEGYAVGGLSVGEPKELTFEMLAHSLAGLPEAAPRYLMGVGAPPDILRAVAAGVDMFDCALPTRLGRNGAAYTSRGRLNLKNACYERDPGSLDPECDCPTCREHSLAYIRHLYKAGEILAARLVTYHNLHFYFGLLAGARQAISAGAFPAFLAHWQRVYEE encoded by the coding sequence ATGATTGTGGCGCGACTGGTCCTGAGCTCGTCGAAGGCGCCGCCCCCGGATGCGTCCGCATCGCGTCCGGGCGCCAGCACAGCCGGGGGCGGCTGTGCCACATGCGAGGTCGCCACCCCCGCCTTCATGCCCGTCGGCACCCAGGGTACGGTCAAGGCGATCACGCGGCGCGAGCTGGAGGAGCTGGGCGCCCAGATCGTGCTCTGCAACGCCTATCACCTGTATCTGCGCCCCGGCGTCGAGGTCATAGCGGGGCTCGGCGGCCTGCACGAGTTCATGAACTGGCAGCGCCCCCTGCTGACCGATAGCGGCGGCTACCAGATCTTCAGCCTGGCGTCCCTGACCCGGGTGACCGATGAAGGCGTCACCTTCCGCTCGCACCTGGACGGCTCGGAGCACTTCTTCACCCCCGAGCGCGCAATCGAGGTGCAGCAGGCCCTCGGCGCCGACATCATCATGGCCCTGGATCAGCCCGTCGGCTACCCCGCCGACCGCGCCGCCACCGAGGACGCCGCCGACCGCTCCGACGCCTGGGCGCTTCGCTGCCGCCGCGCCTTCCGCCCCGACGCCGGGCAGGCGCTGTTCGGCATCGTCCAGGGCGGGATGCACCCCGACCTGCGCCGGCGCAGCGCCGAGCGTATCGCCGCCATTGATTGGGAGGGCTACGCGGTCGGCGGGCTGTCGGTGGGGGAACCGAAAGAGCTGACCTTCGAGATGCTGGCGCACAGCCTGGCCGGGCTGCCGGAGGCAGCGCCGCGGTATCTCATGGGCGTGGGCGCGCCGCCCGACATCCTGCGCGCGGTGGCGGCGGGGGTAGATATGTTCGATTGCGCCCTGCCCACGCGCCTGGGGCGCAACGGCGCCGCCTACACCAGCCGCGGCCGGCTCAACCTGAAGAACGCCTGCTACGAGCGCGACCCCGGCTCCCTGGACCCGGAGTGTGACTGCCCCACCTGCCGCGAGCATTCGCTCGCCTATATCCGCCACCTCTACAAGGCAGGGGAGATCCTGGCCGCGCGCCTGGTGACTTACCACAACCTGCACTTCTACTTCGGCCTGCTGGCGGGCGCGCGGCAGGCGATCTCGGCGGGCGCGTTTCCCGCGTTCCTCGCGCACTGGCAGCGGGTATATGAGGAATAG
- a CDS encoding type II toxin-antitoxin system RelE/ParE family toxin yields MELGFRDDELDRLETDASFDGGYQPGIVKAFRKRMQQIRAAVDERDFYKQKSLRFEKLRGGRAHQHSMRLNDQWRVILEFQGEGPSKVVVIVSIEDYH; encoded by the coding sequence GTGGAGCTGGGTTTTCGCGATGATGAGCTTGACAGATTGGAAACTGACGCCAGCTTTGACGGCGGATATCAGCCGGGAATCGTAAAGGCGTTCCGAAAGCGTATGCAACAGATCAGGGCGGCCGTGGATGAGAGGGACTTCTACAAGCAGAAGTCCCTGAGATTCGAGAAGCTGCGAGGTGGTCGGGCACACCAGCATTCCATGCGGCTAAACGACCAGTGGCGGGTGATTCTGGAATTCCAGGGGGAGGGGCCAAGCAAAGTGGTCGTGATCGTTAGCATTGAGGATTACCACTGA
- a CDS encoding HigA family addiction module antitoxin has translation MTDRRIAEAFPPGEFIKEELEARDWSQVELAEIIGREPKVVSDLVRGKRAVTPEIAKALGDAFGTSAQFWMNLQSSYELWRAKDADDAIARRARLYALAPIKEMVKRHWLEMSESVAVLEERVRRFFSIQTLDEPIHFPHAARRGTKEITPSQEAWLFRARQLAHAAPASPFSARSFNNGLNELKGLLHSAQEVRHVPRVLAEAGIRFLVLEHLPQTRIDGVAFWLDDRSPVIVVSLRYKRIDWFWYTLCHELCHVARRDGLRHDVMLDTDIVGNEVESVADEAEREADHFATAFLVSPSDLDDFIQRTRPLYGRQKIIGFASRIGVHPGIVVGQLQFRGEVPWSAHRQLLEEVRPIVIGSALTDGWDQGAPALNRGWEQPVPTLD, from the coding sequence ATGACCGACAGAAGGATTGCCGAGGCCTTCCCTCCAGGTGAGTTCATCAAGGAGGAGTTGGAGGCACGCGATTGGAGCCAGGTCGAACTGGCCGAGATCATCGGCCGTGAGCCCAAGGTGGTCAGCGACTTGGTTAGGGGCAAGCGAGCGGTTACGCCTGAGATCGCCAAGGCGCTGGGCGATGCGTTTGGCACCAGCGCGCAGTTCTGGATGAACCTGCAAAGCAGCTACGAACTGTGGCGTGCTAAGGATGCCGACGATGCGATTGCGCGCCGCGCCAGGCTCTACGCGTTAGCGCCGATCAAGGAGATGGTCAAGCGCCACTGGCTTGAAATGTCGGAAAGCGTAGCTGTGCTTGAGGAAAGAGTGCGGCGTTTCTTCAGCATCCAGACGCTGGATGAACCGATCCATTTTCCACATGCGGCGCGTCGCGGGACGAAGGAAATCACGCCGTCTCAGGAGGCGTGGCTATTCCGCGCCAGGCAACTCGCCCATGCCGCGCCCGCAAGCCCCTTCTCTGCCCGGTCCTTCAATAATGGATTGAACGAACTGAAGGGGCTCCTTCATAGCGCACAGGAAGTGAGGCATGTCCCCAGAGTTCTTGCAGAGGCTGGCATCCGATTCTTAGTACTGGAGCATCTGCCTCAGACAAGAATCGACGGTGTTGCCTTCTGGCTTGACGACAGGTCCCCCGTCATCGTGGTCTCACTGCGCTATAAGCGGATTGACTGGTTCTGGTACACGCTCTGCCACGAGCTGTGTCATGTGGCCCGCCGCGACGGGCTAAGACATGACGTGATGCTCGATACCGATATCGTTGGCAATGAAGTCGAGTCCGTAGCTGATGAGGCCGAAAGGGAGGCGGACCACTTCGCGACAGCGTTCCTGGTTAGTCCCTCAGACCTAGATGACTTCATTCAGCGGACTCGCCCGCTCTATGGTAGGCAGAAGATCATCGGCTTTGCCAGCAGAATCGGTGTGCATCCTGGCATCGTCGTTGGTCAGTTGCAGTTCCGAGGGGAAGTTCCCTGGTCTGCGCACAGGCAACTGCTGGAAGAAGTGAGGCCCATCGTGATAGGGTCGGCATTGACTGACGGATGGGACCAGGGGGCTCCGGCGCTCAACCGCGGATGGGAGCAGCCGGTTCCGACGCTCGACTGA
- a CDS encoding response regulator has product MSHHRILVVDDEEEIRQLFVDILVPKGYEVIAAASGPEAIAHARERPFDLVFLDIKMPGMNGVEAFEALRSLHPGAHYVMITGYAGSHLVDKSLAEGALLCLSKPFGVADILDLVRSLERQQAAA; this is encoded by the coding sequence ATGAGCCACCACCGCATCCTGGTGGTTGACGACGAGGAGGAGATCCGCCAGCTCTTCGTGGACATCCTCGTCCCCAAGGGCTACGAGGTAATCGCGGCCGCCAGCGGCCCCGAGGCCATCGCCCACGCGCGCGAGCGTCCCTTCGACCTCGTCTTCCTCGACATCAAGATGCCGGGCATGAACGGGGTCGAGGCGTTCGAGGCCCTGCGCAGCCTCCATCCCGGCGCGCACTACGTCATGATCACCGGCTATGCCGGCTCCCACCTGGTGGACAAGTCGCTCGCCGAGGGGGCGCTGCTGTGCCTGAGCAAGCCCTTCGGCGTCGCCGACATCCTCGACCTGGTGCGCAGCCTGGAGCGGCAGCAAGCGGCGGCCTAA
- a CDS encoding ATP-binding protein has protein sequence MTIMEADGLRAIERREGQLWLLAFFFIFLLAVGVFVMDSADDLRLPAGPLEALLSNWAMRSALLVVVLLICAYFRERVKMLQRANRTLLDQVRQDQRHLDERARLLGRWGEMSHALITNSNQDELLELVVHTAIEFIDGDTASLMLLDEGKGELRIAAACGLPQEIIASTRIPVGEGVAGFVAQEGEPLLLTSDGADPRVAPQLRRGEEIRSAICVPLIVEGQVVGTLNVNRTRTVQDFDRTDLNTLSLFATQAVLAIEKARLYAAGQQQVETLRHMLAELERAQAQLIQSEKLASLGLLAGGVAHEINNPLMVILGRAELLLQDLAAEAPAARDLDTIRRETVRIADIVRNLLRFSREGHDGAVGPVDVNRAVEAVVSMTRQILSVDSVVIDTDLGPDLPPVSGNSGQLQQVFTNIAINAFHAMPGGGKLFIRTTHRGGEISVSFTDTGFGIPPEHLGNIFDPFFTTKREGKGTGLGLTVSYGIIRAHHGDIRVESEPGKGTCFTVILPAHAGAEALPQQVSQGGITTHEPPPHPGG, from the coding sequence ATGACGATAATGGAAGCGGACGGACTGCGGGCCATAGAGCGGCGCGAGGGCCAGTTGTGGCTGCTGGCGTTCTTCTTCATCTTCCTGCTGGCGGTGGGCGTCTTCGTGATGGACAGCGCCGACGACCTGCGGCTGCCCGCGGGGCCGCTGGAGGCGCTGCTGTCCAACTGGGCGATGCGCAGCGCGCTGCTGGTGGTGGTGCTGCTGATCTGCGCCTATTTCCGGGAGCGGGTGAAGATGCTGCAGCGCGCCAACCGCACCCTGCTCGACCAGGTGCGCCAGGACCAGCGCCACCTCGACGAGCGAGCGCGCCTGCTGGGGCGCTGGGGGGAGATGAGCCACGCCCTCATCACCAACTCCAACCAGGACGAACTGCTCGAGCTGGTGGTGCACACCGCCATCGAGTTCATTGACGGCGATACCGCCTCGCTCATGCTGTTGGACGAAGGCAAGGGCGAGCTGCGCATCGCCGCCGCCTGCGGTCTGCCGCAGGAGATCATCGCTTCCACCCGCATCCCCGTCGGCGAGGGGGTGGCCGGCTTCGTCGCCCAGGAAGGCGAGCCGCTGCTGCTGACCAGCGACGGCGCCGACCCGCGGGTGGCGCCCCAGCTGCGCCGCGGCGAGGAGATCCGCTCCGCCATTTGCGTCCCCCTGATCGTCGAGGGCCAAGTCGTCGGCACCCTCAACGTCAATCGCACGCGCACGGTGCAGGACTTCGATCGCACCGATCTCAACACCCTGTCGCTGTTTGCGACCCAGGCGGTGCTGGCGATCGAGAAGGCGCGTCTCTACGCCGCCGGCCAGCAGCAGGTGGAAACGCTGCGCCACATGCTGGCGGAGCTCGAGCGCGCCCAGGCCCAGCTCATCCAGTCGGAGAAGCTCGCCTCCCTGGGGCTGCTGGCGGGGGGCGTCGCGCACGAGATCAACAACCCCCTGATGGTCATCCTGGGGCGCGCCGAGCTGCTGCTGCAAGACCTGGCGGCGGAGGCGCCCGCCGCCCGCGACCTCGACACCATCCGCCGCGAGACGGTGCGCATCGCCGACATCGTCCGCAACCTGCTACGGTTCTCCCGCGAGGGGCACGACGGCGCCGTCGGCCCGGTGGACGTCAACCGCGCGGTCGAGGCCGTGGTCTCCATGACGCGCCAAATCCTGAGCGTGGACAGCGTCGTCATTGACACCGATCTCGGGCCCGACCTGCCGCCGGTGAGCGGCAACAGCGGCCAGCTCCAGCAGGTCTTCACCAACATCGCCATCAACGCGTTCCACGCCATGCCCGGCGGCGGCAAGCTCTTCATCCGCACCACCCATCGCGGCGGCGAGATCAGCGTCTCCTTCACCGACACCGGCTTCGGCATCCCGCCCGAACACCTGGGCAATATTTTCGATCCCTTCTTCACCACTAAGCGCGAGGGCAAGGGCACCGGCCTCGGCCTCACCGTCAGCTATGGCATCATCCGCGCCCACCACGGCGATATCCGCGTCGAGTCCGAGCCCGGCAAGGGCACCTGCTTCACCGTCATCCTGCCGGCGCACGCGGGCGCGGAGGCGCTCCCGCAGCAGGTCTCGCAAGGAGGAATCACAACCCATGAGCCACCACCGCATCCTGGTGGTTGA
- a CDS encoding Gfo/Idh/MocA family oxidoreductase: MSSDRMRFGIVGCGTIGKHHAKAISTLAQAELAAVCDVQPERAQQLAQQFGCDADRDFDALLARDDIQAVSVCTPSGLHAEHGIAAAQAGKHVLSEKPLDIALDKIDRLIAVCEQQGVKLACIFQHRFDPDARRVKRAIEEGKFGQLLLCNTAVLWYRAQTYYDRDAWRGTWALDGGVLSNQAIHYLDQMLWLMGEVEEVTFAQIATRARRMEAEDIAQATVRFANGAWGAIQASTLTWPGATTRVEVYGTTGAAVLDADNLTFYQVEGEEKIEAAGAAAAASLDPAVAQLTGHDAQIADFIAAVRENRDPYVTGREARRSVALLTDIYRQATGRAMLGGG, encoded by the coding sequence ATGAGCAGTGACCGGATGCGGTTCGGAATCGTCGGCTGCGGCACCATCGGCAAGCACCACGCCAAGGCCATCAGCACGCTGGCGCAGGCGGAGCTGGCGGCGGTGTGCGACGTGCAGCCGGAGCGCGCCCAGCAGTTGGCGCAGCAGTTCGGGTGCGACGCCGATCGGGACTTCGACGCCCTGCTCGCGCGCGATGACATCCAGGCGGTGAGCGTGTGCACGCCCTCGGGGCTGCACGCCGAGCACGGCATCGCGGCGGCGCAGGCGGGCAAGCACGTCCTCAGCGAGAAGCCGCTTGACATCGCGCTCGACAAGATCGATCGCCTGATCGCGGTCTGCGAGCAGCAGGGCGTGAAGCTGGCCTGCATTTTCCAGCACCGCTTCGACCCCGACGCGCGGCGGGTCAAGCGCGCCATCGAGGAGGGCAAGTTCGGCCAGCTCCTGTTGTGTAATACCGCGGTGCTGTGGTACCGCGCGCAGACCTACTACGACCGCGACGCCTGGCGCGGCACCTGGGCGCTCGACGGCGGCGTGCTCTCCAACCAGGCCATCCACTACCTCGACCAGATGCTGTGGCTGATGGGCGAGGTCGAGGAGGTCACCTTCGCGCAGATCGCGACCCGGGCGCGCCGGATGGAGGCGGAGGATATCGCCCAGGCGACGGTGCGCTTCGCCAACGGGGCCTGGGGCGCGATCCAGGCCTCGACCCTGACCTGGCCTGGCGCCACCACGCGGGTCGAGGTCTACGGCACCACCGGCGCCGCGGTGCTGGACGCCGATAACCTTACTTTCTACCAGGTGGAAGGTGAGGAGAAGATCGAGGCGGCGGGCGCGGCCGCGGCCGCCTCGCTTGACCCCGCGGTCGCCCAACTGACGGGGCACGACGCGCAGATCGCCGACTTCATCGCCGCCGTGCGCGAGAACCGCGACCCCTATGTCACCGGGCGCGAGGCGCGGCGCAGCGTGGCGCTGCTGACCGATATCTACCGCCAGGCCACCGGCCGGGCGATGCTGGGCGGAGGGTAG